A region from the Nocardioides coralli genome encodes:
- a CDS encoding TfoX/Sxy family protein, with the protein MGDKGARANAAADDAAEALVADLQELGPVTSKRMFGGQGVFCDGVMFALVDTRGDCYLRVDDETRGAYEAAGSAAHGRMPYWTVPPHVREDPPVLVDWAGTALEVARRAKK; encoded by the coding sequence ATGGGCGACAAGGGAGCCAGGGCCAACGCCGCGGCCGACGATGCCGCCGAGGCACTCGTCGCGGACCTGCAGGAGCTGGGTCCGGTCACGTCGAAGCGCATGTTCGGTGGCCAGGGGGTGTTCTGCGACGGGGTGATGTTCGCCCTCGTCGACACCCGCGGCGACTGCTACCTGCGCGTGGACGACGAGACGCGAGGCGCCTACGAGGCGGCGGGGTCCGCGGCCCACGGCCGGATGCCCTACTGGACGGTGCCGCCCCACGTCCGGGAGGACCCGCCGGTGCTCGTCGACTGGGCCGGTACCGCCCTCGAGGTCGCTCGCCGCGCCAAGAAGTGA
- a CDS encoding dihydrolipoyl dehydrogenase family protein, translated as MSSFDVIVIGLGPGGEHVAGSLADAGLSVLGVDHGLVGGECPYWGCVPSKMMIRAADALAEARRVPGLGGDTGAVRPDWTTVATRIREEATDRWDDSVAVQRFEDKGGTFVRGTGRVVGQGRVEVDGVTYSAGRGVVLATGTQPAVPPIEGLEDVPYWTNHEAIEAKELPESLVVLGGGAIGCELAQVFARFGVAVTVVEMAPHLVAGDEPEVGEALAEVFAEEGIRVLTGAEVQRAGRDGDQVVLTTADGTVTAERLLVATGRRVDLAGLGVAALGLDDQAGSLPVDGRCRVTDGVWGVGDVTGEGAFTHVAMYQAEIVIADLLGRDHPEADYRGLPRVTFTDPEVGAVGMTEQQARDAGITVRTGSAQVPSTARGWIHKAGNEGLIKLVEDTERGVLVGATAMSPAGGEVLGALAVAVSAQVPTAALRSMIYAYPTFHRGIEDALRDLG; from the coding sequence GTGAGCTCTTTCGACGTGATCGTGATCGGCCTGGGTCCTGGTGGGGAGCATGTCGCCGGCAGCCTCGCCGACGCGGGGTTGAGCGTGCTCGGCGTGGACCACGGGCTGGTCGGCGGCGAGTGTCCCTACTGGGGCTGCGTGCCCTCGAAGATGATGATCCGGGCGGCCGACGCACTCGCCGAGGCACGCCGCGTGCCCGGGCTGGGCGGTGACACCGGTGCCGTGCGGCCGGACTGGACGACGGTCGCCACCCGCATCCGCGAGGAGGCCACCGACCGCTGGGACGACTCCGTCGCGGTCCAGCGCTTCGAGGACAAGGGCGGCACCTTCGTCCGCGGTACCGGCAGGGTCGTCGGTCAGGGCCGCGTGGAGGTGGACGGGGTGACCTACTCCGCCGGACGTGGCGTCGTGCTGGCGACCGGCACCCAGCCCGCCGTACCACCCATCGAGGGACTCGAGGACGTGCCCTACTGGACCAACCACGAGGCGATCGAGGCCAAGGAGCTGCCGGAGTCGCTGGTGGTCCTCGGTGGCGGCGCGATCGGCTGCGAGCTGGCGCAGGTCTTCGCCCGGTTCGGTGTGGCGGTCACGGTCGTGGAGATGGCACCCCACCTGGTGGCCGGCGACGAGCCCGAGGTCGGGGAGGCGCTGGCGGAGGTGTTCGCCGAGGAGGGCATCCGCGTGCTGACCGGGGCAGAGGTGCAGCGCGCCGGCCGTGACGGCGACCAGGTGGTCCTCACGACCGCGGACGGGACCGTCACCGCCGAGCGGCTGCTGGTGGCCACCGGTCGCCGCGTCGACCTCGCCGGCCTCGGCGTTGCCGCACTCGGCCTCGACGACCAGGCGGGCTCCCTGCCCGTCGACGGCCGTTGCCGCGTCACGGACGGCGTCTGGGGCGTCGGTGACGTCACCGGCGAGGGCGCCTTCACCCACGTCGCGATGTACCAGGCGGAGATCGTCATCGCCGACCTGCTGGGCCGCGACCACCCCGAGGCCGACTACCGCGGGCTCCCCCGGGTCACGTTCACCGACCCCGAGGTCGGTGCCGTCGGGATGACCGAGCAGCAGGCTCGCGACGCGGGGATCACCGTCCGCACCGGCAGCGCGCAGGTGCCGAGCACCGCCCGAGGATGGATCCACAAGGCCGGCAACGAGGGGCTCATCAAGCTGGTCGAGGACACCGAGCGGGGTGTCCTGGTCGGCGCCACCGCGATGTCGCCCGCCGGCGGCGAGGTGCTGGGCGCCCTGGCCGTGGCGGTCTCCGCCCAGGTGCCGACGGCGGCGCTCCGGAGCATGATCTACGCGTACCCGACGTTCCACCGGGGCATCGAGGACGCGCTGCGGGACCTGGGCTGA
- a CDS encoding radical SAM domain-containing protein: MRPFDRMSAWWVRTAPVDPAMAAALRRRWRELPDVVRTENQLVGRHAVGCEGTHGVFPRCNLTCKPCYHSADANKVRVDGPHTVDQVEAQMAWLQAHRAPHGHAQLIGGEVTLLDPDDHAAALLAMRAHGREPMSMTHGDVDADYLRRLVLDDEGEVRLPRVSFAAHMDSLMRGRRGIPRPRDERALEPYRRRFLELVRGLRRDHGVRSYVAHNMTVTPANVGQVAEVVRTTVPMGYDMLSFQPAAYVGDERRWVEDFRSIDPDAVWAEIERGAGGPLPWRALQMGDPRCNRSAWGWLVADRFVPLLDEDDPRDLAFRDQVLRRAGGVRVSGTPPLVLLVRLARVAVGNLGALPAAVGWVRRSVRRSGGALHLLRHARSVRPMTFVMHMFMDAAQVRPAWELMERNEVATDPEVRATQERLRSCVYAMAHPEQGRVVPACVQHSVLDPAENRGLRRLLPLVEVRSG, encoded by the coding sequence GTGCGCCCGTTCGACCGGATGTCCGCGTGGTGGGTCAGGACGGCGCCGGTCGACCCGGCGATGGCTGCGGCGTTGCGGCGTCGCTGGCGGGAGCTGCCCGACGTCGTTCGCACCGAGAACCAGCTCGTGGGGCGGCACGCCGTCGGCTGCGAGGGGACGCACGGTGTCTTCCCACGCTGCAACCTCACGTGCAAGCCGTGCTACCACTCGGCGGACGCCAACAAGGTGCGGGTCGACGGCCCCCACACCGTCGACCAGGTCGAGGCACAGATGGCCTGGCTGCAGGCCCACCGGGCACCGCACGGCCATGCGCAGCTGATCGGTGGCGAGGTCACGCTGCTCGACCCCGACGACCACGCGGCGGCCCTGCTGGCCATGCGCGCCCACGGCCGCGAGCCCATGAGCATGACCCACGGCGACGTGGACGCCGACTACCTGCGCCGGCTCGTCCTCGACGACGAGGGCGAGGTGCGCCTGCCCCGCGTGTCCTTCGCCGCCCACATGGACTCGCTGATGCGCGGCCGCCGAGGCATACCGCGGCCTCGCGACGAGCGGGCGCTCGAGCCCTACCGGCGCCGGTTCCTCGAGCTGGTGAGAGGGCTGCGCCGCGACCACGGTGTGCGCTCCTACGTGGCACACAACATGACGGTCACGCCCGCCAACGTCGGCCAGGTCGCCGAGGTGGTGCGGACCACGGTGCCGATGGGCTACGACATGCTGTCCTTCCAGCCGGCGGCGTACGTCGGCGACGAACGGCGGTGGGTGGAGGACTTCCGGTCGATCGACCCCGACGCGGTGTGGGCGGAGATCGAGCGAGGAGCCGGCGGGCCGCTGCCCTGGCGGGCGCTGCAGATGGGGGACCCGCGCTGCAACCGCTCCGCGTGGGGCTGGTTGGTCGCCGACCGTTTCGTGCCGCTGCTCGACGAGGACGATCCCCGCGACCTCGCCTTCCGCGACCAGGTGCTGCGCCGGGCGGGCGGGGTGCGGGTGTCCGGCACCCCGCCCCTGGTGCTGCTGGTCCGTCTCGCCCGGGTGGCCGTCGGCAACCTCGGCGCGCTCCCCGCCGCCGTCGGCTGGGTGCGCCGCTCGGTCCGCCGCTCCGGCGGCGCACTCCACCTGCTGCGGCACGCGCGTAGCGTCCGACCCATGACCTTCGTCATGCACATGTTCATGGACGCCGCCCAGGTCCGGCCCGCCTGGGAGCTGATGGAGCGCAACGAGGTGGCGACCGATCCCGAGGTGCGGGCGACGCAGGAACGACTGCGGTCCTGCGTCTATGCGATGGCGCACCCGGAGCAGGGACGCGTCGTCCCGGCCTGCGTGCAGCACTCCGTGCTCGACCCGGCGGAGAACCGCGGCCTGCGTCGGCTGCTGCCACTGGTGGAGGTGCGGAGCGGGTGA
- a CDS encoding RNA polymerase sigma factor, with amino-acid sequence MQPAQPPTSGESTAPDGATAAFARYVEPEIQVLLRVARTLTGSTANAEDLVQETLIRAFRAVDRFDGRHPRSWLLTILRRTHLNLLRRKRPDLVEDWASLGDPRPAFGAHRPPGPEEQVLDAIMDEHLVDALRDLDPRFRTVLLLVDVDELSYAETAEALDIPIGTVMSRLSRARSKVRDHIREATTPRRTP; translated from the coding sequence GTGCAGCCAGCCCAGCCACCGACGAGCGGGGAGTCGACCGCGCCCGACGGGGCGACCGCGGCCTTCGCGCGCTACGTCGAGCCCGAGATCCAGGTGCTGCTGCGCGTGGCCCGCACCCTGACGGGCAGCACGGCCAACGCCGAGGACCTCGTGCAGGAGACCCTGATCCGGGCGTTCCGTGCCGTCGACCGCTTCGACGGACGCCACCCACGGTCGTGGTTGCTGACGATCCTGCGCCGGACGCACCTCAACCTGCTGCGCCGCAAACGGCCCGACCTCGTCGAGGACTGGGCGAGCCTCGGTGACCCCCGTCCCGCGTTCGGCGCGCACCGGCCGCCCGGTCCCGAGGAGCAGGTCCTCGACGCGATCATGGACGAACACCTCGTCGACGCGCTGCGGGACCTCGACCCACGGTTCCGGACCGTGCTGCTGCTCGTCGACGTCGACGAGCTCTCCTACGCCGAGACCGCCGAGGCCCTCGACATCCCCATCGGCACCGTCATGTCCCGGCTGAGCCGGGCCCGCTCCAAGGTCCGCGACCACATCCGCGAGGCCACGACCCCCAGGAGGACCCCGTGA
- a CDS encoding zf-HC2 domain-containing protein: MIGTVRRMITCHWSARRIGRYLDADPAAPLTPAEVRRLEEHLAVCEKCSRVTVEHKALRRALHRWSQQHLPDEQSVARMHAVLDRLTRDGTR, encoded by the coding sequence GTGATCGGCACCGTGCGCCGCATGATCACCTGCCACTGGTCCGCCCGACGCATCGGCCGCTACCTCGACGCCGATCCGGCCGCGCCGCTGACGCCCGCCGAGGTGCGGCGGCTCGAGGAGCACCTCGCGGTGTGCGAGAAGTGCTCCCGGGTCACCGTGGAGCACAAGGCGCTGCGGCGGGCACTGCACCGCTGGTCGCAGCAGCACCTGCCCGACGAGCAGTCGGTGGCCCGCATGCACGCGGTCCTGGATCGGCTGACCCGGGACGGGACCCGGTGA